A window from Cryobacterium sp. SO1 encodes these proteins:
- a CDS encoding CPBP family intramembrane glutamic endopeptidase, with translation MKRILDSTSPRLRPRVWLGIAAFLAYLAVFYAIWIVNGIDYARVGESEETLLKWYVAPLSGGLVVILIAVSLFGWWRPSLTEKRTFSRSAVVLPAVMAIVAIANMIFGDQSTVTPTMWLYLVVGSVLVGFNEEVIARGQLLVALRARFGETGVWFLSTLLFSLLHLPNAFFGLGSVAILQVVIQFGLGSVYYLARRFSGSLVPAMILHGLWDFSTFSSNVPYAGMAAPFIGIAAVIVVLVLLRRDKRRGVSRTKTSTHGVKS, from the coding sequence ATGAAAAGAATTCTCGACTCCACATCTCCACGCCTCCGGCCCAGGGTCTGGCTCGGGATAGCCGCCTTCCTTGCATATCTCGCGGTCTTCTACGCCATCTGGATAGTCAACGGAATCGACTATGCGCGTGTGGGTGAAAGCGAGGAGACGCTTCTGAAGTGGTACGTAGCGCCCCTATCCGGCGGTCTCGTCGTGATCCTGATCGCTGTCTCACTATTCGGATGGTGGCGTCCGTCGCTTACCGAGAAACGAACGTTTTCGAGATCCGCTGTTGTTCTTCCGGCAGTGATGGCCATAGTCGCGATCGCCAACATGATCTTCGGCGACCAGTCCACAGTGACACCCACCATGTGGCTCTACCTTGTGGTCGGCAGCGTGCTCGTGGGATTCAACGAGGAAGTGATCGCACGAGGCCAGCTCCTCGTGGCCCTGCGGGCCAGATTCGGTGAGACGGGTGTCTGGTTCCTGTCCACTCTGCTCTTTTCTCTGTTGCACCTCCCGAATGCATTCTTCGGCCTTGGCTCGGTGGCGATCCTCCAGGTCGTCATCCAGTTCGGTCTGGGATCTGTCTACTATCTGGCACGTCGATTCAGCGGTTCCTTGGTGCCGGCGATGATCCTTCACGGACTGTGGGACTTCTCGACCTTCTCGTCCAACGTGCCCTACGCCGGAATGGCTGCTCCGTTCATCGGAATAGCCGCGGTCATCGTGGTCTTGGTCCTTCTCCGCCGGGACAAGCGCAGAGGTGTAAGCCGAACCAAGACCTCCACTCACGGCGTGAAGTCGTAA